The following nucleotide sequence is from Drosophila simulans strain w501 chromosome 3L, Prin_Dsim_3.1, whole genome shotgun sequence.
GCAGTTAGTTTTTCCACATTCCAGTTTTGTATTCCAACAATCGCTGGCTTTGAAAAGCCGTTTGTTTGACATTTTTGGAACCCATTCCTGCTAAAAGTCACGCAACACTGGCCTCTGCTTTGACTCGCGCGGgcacacagtgcgtatgagcaatggaaaagtaattaaatttaacagGCAAAGCGAGAACTGCACAGAGGAGACCTGCGTCCTGTGCTCCATTCTCTGTCGATTTCCCGGCCAGTTAgactaacaaaaataaaaggagaAATATTGGGAAAACTGTCATTATTAACGCATTGAGCGCGGCGCTGACAGCTGTTGCACCCCTTGAAAAAGGATGGAGAGGATGAAGTGGAGGCGGTCGGTAGGTAGGTGCCATGTTCCATGTTGACACTTTGCCGAGACCAAAtgacatttattgaaatttcatCATTAAGCGGCGTAGTGGAGAAGCCATCCCCGAACTGTTTGCGAACTTTGCTGCTCATcgaacttatttaaattcgaattgCGACACGTGCGGGGAGTCGGGGGAGTGGGAGTTCGAGTAGATTGTCATATCACCATCAGGTTATCAAAGAGGCGGAACTCACGGAATAGCACGAAAAGAAAGCCATGACAACCCTTTCCGCTGAAAATCTCTTTTTCTGGCAGCGCAAACAACAATTCAGTGAACTGAAAAATATCCCCAAGGAGCAGATCCagcattttcaacatttttgcataattttcaaGAGAAACTTTTCAAGTTATGCGTTAGGTGACAGAAATCATCGTCATCCCCTCATCGAAGAATGATATGTGAGTTTATAATTCGAATGTAATATGCTTTGGCCAAATTGATGGAGACGAGGGTTGGGTTTTCGGGATCGATATAATGCGAAAATAATATTCCGATTGTGGAAGCTAAAGTTTTGGGAAAACAAATTGATGGATACGAATATGAAAGGCGTGGGGGAAATAAATGGGATGTTCTATGCAGAAACCCAATATTTTACATGAAGTGCTTGCAACTGATGGGTTCACTGAGCTcttaacaaatttttttaaaatggcCGGGctaaaagaaagaaatctTCACTTTACCATTTacttgaaataaaatgtaaattattaaataaattgagaactacatattcatattatgtttatatacaAATGCTTACTTTAACACATCTTTGGTATAATAAGACTTTGAtagaaaatgttcaaaataaaTCGTTTTAATCTACGAACATTTGTTACCATTTTTGTACTACATTTATGTAACCAGTATCATCATTTCTGCactgcaaataaaaagaataacaaaTATGACGAACAGAGGTGATTGCTGAGCGTCAATAAAAGTGGGATTACAATCAATTGCCCGCCGTCCTGACTTCGCCACTTAGCCGGCGATCCATCCGCACACCCGAATCCCGCATGAGTCAACCCCCTGGACCACATCAAAAGCCACCCCCTGGTGGATTCCCTCGGATTCCCTTGGAATGCTGTGGCTATATCCTCGTTCTTCGGATTTGACCAGCCTGCGGGCTCGGGCTCGTCGGCCGGTGTCTAATCAAAAATGCAATGTTTGGCTTGGTTAAGCGGAAATCGGTAGATTGCGTTCGCACAGTTTTCGCTTGTTGATATTAACACATTCCTCCCACTCCGTTCGCATCCTATGCCATCAACACCCCCACGGGCGGAGGTGGGTTAATGAAACGTCACAGATGATGACGACGTTGGCATAAGATTTCAATGATATGTCAAAACTGAGTGATGCTGATGATGGATGGGTGGTCATAACACAGTATCCTTCGTCCTAGCTACACGCAAAGAAAATCGGACACACTTGTTGAAGTTTTATGACGACTTATCCGCATCaaaattaagttattatatactaaaatattaattttattaatactAAAGTTAATCATTTTATACATTAGTTAGCATTAGTAAGTATTTCAGTAAATTACTTACGATGAGACACCGATGGTAAACTTTGacttttttgtgtttgaatAAAGCTTACCTTATTGCCTAAGAATCTACCTATATTCTTGCACactttttctttcagtgcctGCGTCCACATTCCCCTTTCTTCTGTCTTCCGCCTTCTGCGCCCCATACATCACACGCTCCTACGCATAAATTTGGGAAATTTGGGCCAACTTGAGCCGCATTTACATGGGATTTTCACGGCGGGCACAAGGGAGTAAGGGTTGCCAGAAAGTGGTGGCTTAGATGGACGTGCgacagtgggtggtgggtgggtagTGGGTGAAAACGGAAAGGGTCCAGGGGGCCAAGGGCATGGGGTGCCATAAGAAGACAAACAAACCCAGCATCCGCTTGGTGGCAATTTCCGTTTTGTCACTTAACGCacatcaaatgcaattttcctgGGCAAATAACATAATCATCAGGGAAAAGTAGCAGTGGGGGCGTGGTGCCCAAAACTTGGCCAAGCAACCAGTGCAGGCGAAAGTCAGTCAGGTGAAATTTTATCACACCaaaatgctttcaatttgTGTTTCTATTTTCCGCCaactctttttattttgcgccTCCCAtattgaaatttgatttgtcGCCGGCAAAGTGCAGCTGGAATACACATTCTTGTGATGGATATTTGAGCAAAACTTGCCCGAAGTGTCGACAATTGAATTTGTGCTGCTTGTGCAATTTGCGAAATTTGATGTGGCACCATTAGAAAAGCATCTACGTCGGTTCCCACTTGGAGAATGGGCTCCCCAGGATGGAAAccataatttttaatggcgTTTTTATATGGAGCGAAAGTGATTTTATTTAGAAGGTGTCAACACGGATGCCACCAGGAGCGATGAGGCGAAGAAAACTCGTCGAATTTATAACCAAGCCTCTAAGATGGAAAAGGAGTAGGGGAAATGGGTTGGATCTTAAACGGGAAATAAGTTACtctaatataaattaaattcacatAAAAATGGAATAAGTAAGATATATTCAAGGTTCAGCAAAAGAATGTATTGTTTAAACccttatttttataaaaatctcACCTTTATTAAGCGATCTATTTCCATATTTATGTTAAAATGCcacatttttaagttttacgttaaactaaaaaaacattaataacATTTGTGTTTCTGACCAGTAAGCTTATTtagatttttagtttttcaaatATAGTCAAGACGTACACTTGCAATTGCatattataattacaattcTTTTGGAAAAAGGTTTTTAAAAGTAGCTGTGTCTTTTCAGACATATGTGagttagaaaatatatatatataaaaatagtttaactGCAATAAATTTAACCCGCAGGCCCAATCAAAGTGGAATTCTTTGACCTCGCGTGTtctttcaatttccatttcccccgcGGCCCCGCCCAACTGAAACCGGAAAGGCCAAACTGGAAAATGGGGCcagggaaaagcaaaagcagcttTACCAGGCAAAGGCTAAAAAGTAAACGCCTTTGGttagtgaaaagtgaaagagcAGCGTAAACAAATACGACAGCCGCCGACTCGGGAGCAACTTACATCTGCTGATAAAGAAAACAGCAGGCATCCCATGTGAGCCATGTCCATAGGTTATAAATCGTGGTTGGGCTGCCTGGTTGGGTGGTTCCGACCTGGCtaggttggttggttgggtggtgcaGCGACGTCTTTTAATGAAAGATGGCAACAACATCATGGGCGATAAAAGGTTGTCATTAAAATTGCAGTGGTTCTACTGGTGGCTTCATTAGAGCAGGCGCCTCTCCTTTGTCGCGGTGCAAAAGTCGGGAGCTGGGTGGCTCGTATTCCGAACTAGGTTGCCGTTTTGGGTAAATACTGTCGGGCACAGTCATTGAATCAAGATGAAAGTGGAATTTCTAATGGAAAGACAAAAAGCAACGACAGAAGGGCAATATGTGCAAAATTCCACTAGGCAAAAATTGGAATGGAAATTGGTAAAgcatttgcttggttttcaAAATTgctagaaaaaataaattgcgaaAACTTTGAAACCAGCGTGCTGGAATTCATCCTAACAATCATActaatttttgcatattttaaaaattaatataagtttaaaatattccaaattatATGTACTATTTAAACTAATATCAGTGACTGCAGTAAAACCAAACTAACGCTtacaattgatttttgtgatAAGATAATTAGAACAATCAATTACCAAATGgatatttttcttaataaCCTGGATTGTAACAAAGTCATGCGGATGTTCCActtttatgacatttattattaatgaatCAAGGGCGATTGTATAAATATCACTTGAAAAGTTTCAACagttttagaaattaaacattaaatatcaaaaatcaGCATTTGAATAAAGTTATCCTCTTTTAAGTTCAAAGTGATAAGCCGTTGCCTTGGGTTTTCTTAATTACCTtccaaaaatttgttttatttttcgtgATCAACAGcattttaaactaaaacaaGCGCCTCGATGAAGGCTCCTCCTCGCCAATTCCGTCCACTGGACGAGCCAGTTCGATGGAATTGATCCGGACCATGGTGTGCGGGGATCGCTGGAAGTTGATGCGCATGTACTGCTTCCTGCGCTTCTTCCTGAAGTGCGTCTTCGTGTGGCTGAGCGTCTTCTCCACGATGGTGGCCTTCACCGAGACTAGTCCGGGCTCCAGAATGGGCCTTCCCACGAGCGTAAAGTCGCGGGCACCGGCCAGCAGCACCTTATCCAGGCTGATCTCGTCGCCTATCGTTGGCGGCCAGTAGCCCTCCACTAGGATGATATCTCCTGGAGTTACTTTGAATTGCTTGCCGCACAGGTGGACAACCGCGAAGAGTCGTCCCTGCTCGGATTTTTGCACCTGCCGGTTGATGCGCTCGCAGATACTTAGGCACTCCTTCTGCTGATCCTTGGCTATGGCAGATATATCCACCGATTCCGTCGCCGGCTTGTTTTGCTGTCCAATTACCGGCGATATGCTCAGTGGACGCATGGCACCTACAAAAGAATGGGATTTCATTGGGACCTGGTTATGTCACATTGTTTACATCGATGCTATTCAATATTCACTTACCTGCCGTTAACAAACTTCGGTTGGGCACTTGGCGCAGCATTTGGCGCATAGTTTGCGCTAGAAAGGACATcgtttggctttatttttatttcaaaaagaaCATAAATAAATCGGATCGGTTAAATGTCGGCGGATAGGCAAAATATGAATTACACTAACGCGTTTTCGAACAGCTGTGTTAGCATGCGCACGTTAACATCTCTGTTATTTACAGCTTTAGCTTTTTATGTTGCATCTGCACATTTTCAGAAATAGCTAGTAGTACGGCTAAAACTTGAAAGCAAGtgcaactaaataaataacaataagaaGTAACCGCACAGTTAAGGATAATATTTGGGTAAATGGGTATATAATCTTGGTTTCCTAAACTAAGGCCAAGCAAATTGcctaaaattaattaaattgtatcaTATTTAGCAgctgttataattttaataaaaataatataccTAGCTGCCGCTAGCGAATGTTCTCCCACGCTGCCATCACTGACAGCATGTGCTGTGCTTACAGTGCTGTATAATCCTCGTACTTTCAACACTACTCCAAGCAGGCCGGCAATTTCATATACGAATTTTGTGCTTAGCAACTTATTTAAGCCCAGTAAACAACCAGTGAGCCACTGAAAAAATCGCACAAGAGTACAACTCCCGATCAGTTATACAGCAAACAGAATCAAAAGCACAAGATGGCCGAGACCGAGAAAATCGAGGTTCGCGACGTGACTCGCATCGAGCGCATTGGCGCCCATTCGCACATCCGCGGATTGGGATTGGACGATGTGCTGGAGGCTCGCCTGGTATCCCAGGGAATGGTGGGCCAGAAGGATGCCCGCCGCGCCGCCGGCGTTGTGGTGCAGATGGTTCGCGAGGGCAAGATCGCCGGAAGATGTATCCTTTTGGCCGGGGAGCCTAGTACCGGCAAGACGGCCATTGCTGTGGGAATGGCGCAGGCTCTGGGCACCGAGACCCCATTCACTAGCATGTCCGGATCGGAGATATACTCGCTGGAGATGAGCAAGACCGAGGCTCTGTCACAGGCACTGCGCAAGAGCATTGGCGTTCGCATCAAGGAGGAAACCGAGATCATCGAGGGCGAAGTGGTGGAGATCCAGATCGAACGCCCCGCCTCGGGTACCGGGCAGAAGGTGGGCAAGGTCACGCTCAAGACCACAGAGATGGAAACCAACTACGATCTGGGCAACAAGATCATCGAGTGCTTCATGAAAGAGAAGATCCAGGCTGGCGATGTGATCACCATCGACAAGGCGTCCGGAAAGGTCAACAAGCTGGGCCGCAGCTTCACCAGAGCCAGGGACTACGACGCCACTGGCGCCCAGACCAGATTCGTCCAATGCCCCGAGGGGGAGCTTCAGAAACGCAAGGAGGTGGTGCACACTGTGACCCTACACGAGATCGATGTAATCAATAGTCGCACCCACGGGTTCCTGGCCCTGTTCTCCGGCGATACTGGCGAGATCAAGCAGGAGGTTCGCGATCAGATCAACAACAAGGTTCTCGAGTGGCGCGAGGAGGGAAAAGCTGAGATAAACCCGGGAGTACTCTTCATAGACGAGGTGCACATGCTGGACATTGAGTGCTTCTCCTTCCTAAATCGCGCCCTGGAATCGGACATGGCTCCGGTGGTGGTGATGGCCACCAACCGCGGCATCACTCGCATTAGGGGCACCAACTACCGCAGTCCGCACGGCATTCCCATTGATCTACTCGATCGCATGATCATCATACGCACTGTACCGTATTCCGAGAAGGAGGTTAAGGAGATTCTGAAGATTCgctgcgaggaggaggactgcATCATGCACCCGGATGCCCTGACCATTCTCACACGCATCGCCACAGATACCAGTTTGCGCTACGCCATCCAACTGATTACCACAGCCAACTTGGTCTGTCGTCGCCGCAAGGCCACCGAAGTCAATACCGAGGATGTGAAGAAGGTCTACTCGCTCTTCCTGGACGAGAATCGCTCGAGCAAGATCCTCAAGGAGTACCAGGATGACTACATGTTC
It contains:
- the LOC6738656 gene encoding 39S ribosomal protein L21, mitochondrial, which encodes MSFLAQTMRQMLRQVPNRSLLTAGAMRPLSISPVIGQQNKPATESVDISAIAKDQQKECLSICERINRQVQKSEQGRLFAVVHLCGKQFKVTPGDIILVEGYWPPTIGDEISLDKVLLAGARDFTLVGRPILEPGLVSVKATIVEKTLSHTKTHFRKKRRKQYMRINFQRSPHTMVRINSIELARPVDGIGEEEPSSRRLF
- the LOC6738657 gene encoding ruvB-like helicase 2 produces the protein MAETEKIEVRDVTRIERIGAHSHIRGLGLDDVLEARLVSQGMVGQKDARRAAGVVVQMVREGKIAGRCILLAGEPSTGKTAIAVGMAQALGTETPFTSMSGSEIYSLEMSKTEALSQALRKSIGVRIKEETEIIEGEVVEIQIERPASGTGQKVGKVTLKTTEMETNYDLGNKIIECFMKEKIQAGDVITIDKASGKVNKLGRSFTRARDYDATGAQTRFVQCPEGELQKRKEVVHTVTLHEIDVINSRTHGFLALFSGDTGEIKQEVRDQINNKVLEWREEGKAEINPGVLFIDEVHMLDIECFSFLNRALESDMAPVVVMATNRGITRIRGTNYRSPHGIPIDLLDRMIIIRTVPYSEKEVKEILKIRCEEEDCIMHPDALTILTRIATDTSLRYAIQLITTANLVCRRRKATEVNTEDVKKVYSLFLDENRSSKILKEYQDDYMFSEITEEVERDPAAGGGAKRRVEGGGGDAQPMEH